The Spirosoma oryzicola region ACTGATCCGTTAATCATAACGCTGTGCTGGACCGATCCGGAGGGAGCGGCAACCCCTGTTGTTCCGGCTTCGCTGAACAGCCAAACGCCCAAACTTGTCAACGATCTCGACATTCGACTGAGCGATGGCCGGATCACCACGTTACCGTTTGTTCTGGACCCAAACAAGCCAGCGAACTCCGCCACACCCGGCGATAACATGCGCGACAATGTTGAACAGATTTACCTGTCTAACCCCGTACCCGGACAAGTGTATACCCTGACCGTTTCGCATAAGAGTACAATGACGTATGCCGGACAGCCGTTTTCCGTCATCGTGAGTGGACTGCGTGGTACTCAGTGCCCCTTTACCGCAACGGTTTCACCGAAGGACGCGACACTTTGTACGGGCGATAGCGTGCTGCTCCACTCCGAAAACAAGACGGGTTTCTCTTACCAGTGGCTATTTAACAACAGTGCGATTAAAAGTGCAATCAGTGCCTCCTATGCTGCTACCCAGGTCGGCTCCTATACACTACGGATAACCGATGCAAGCGGTTGCTCTATTATGTCTGCGCCGGTCAGTGTGCAGACAAAAGCGCCCCGTGCCTTGATAAGTCCAGCGACGACACAATTGCTCTGCCCCAATGGCCCACCCCTCCAGCTTACGGCAACGAATGCAGTGGACGGCCAAATCGAATGGTTGCGCAACGGAACTGTACTGCCCGACGCCCAATCAACCACGCTTACCGTCGTAGAACCGGGTCGCTACCAGGTTCGTCTAACGCAGCAAGATTGCCAGTCACTCTCTGATTCTGTTTCCGTACGGCAAAGTACCGTTGGTACAGTCAGTCTAAAACCGGCGGAAACCGAACTCGTTCTGCTGCGAGGAGCTACCGTAACGCTGTATGCGCCCACCGGAACGGACTATCGCTACCAATGGTACCGCGATAACAATATACTTGCCAATGCCGCTGATTATCGACTGTCGGTTAGTGAGCAGGGGGTTTATAAAGTGCGGGTAACTCAGCAGAACTGCGTAGGCTGGTCAACCGAACGAACGGTTCATTTACCGGTTCTTACAGCGGTATCGCTTCCTACCGATTCGTTGTTTACGGTTTATCCAAATCCGGCGGAGCAAACGCTTACAATTCAGTATGCGTATCCAAACACCAGTGCTGTGACGATAAGCGTGCTGGACATAAACGGGCAGAGCCACTTGTCGCCCGCATTAAGCAAAGCTAGCAATGGGCAGATTGAGACGACATTGACCGTAAGCGATTTACCAGCGGGCGTTTATTACCTGCGCGTTATTGACCGTGATCGAGCACGTATCGCACGGTTCATCAAAAAATGATGCTGCTGGCTAGCATGTATTAAGCCATAGGCTACTCAACTGCAACCATTGCTTTGATGACGCCGTTAGCCGGGTCAAGCCAATGTTCGAATTCAGCCTGTACTTCGCCAAAAGCGACCCGGTGCGTAATGTAGGTCGTTGGTTCAACAAGCCCCTGCTTCATACTGGCGATGACATGCTCGAAGTCGGAACGCGTCGCATTTCGGCTACTCATCAGGGTGGCTTCCCGTTTGTGAAATTCGGGGTGCGAAAAACTGATCTCGCCTTTTTGCAAACCCACCAAGACATAGCGACCACTATGGGCCAGATACGAGAAAGCCGTATTAATGGCTCGTAAACTTCCAGTCGCGTCAATCACAACCGTTGGCATGTCGCCGTTGGTAATGGCGGCCAACTGTTCCGCGACATCGGATGCCTGCGCATTGACGGTATGGGTAACGCCTAATCGTGTCTTACAGAAACGTAACCGATTTTCGTTGATATCCAGCGCGATAACCGTAGCGCCAGCAATCCGGGCGAACTCCATGACACCTAACCCAATGGGTCCGGCACCAACGACCAGCACAAACTCGCCCGGCTGCACATCCGCCCGTCGAATGCCGTGCGCACCAATCGCCAGTGGTTCAACCAATGCCAACTCGTCGTGACTCAATCCCTGACCGTGTACCAACGAATAAGCTGGAACGGAAAGGTACTCGACCATCCCGCCGTCGATATGAACGCCCGCAACCTGAAGCCGAACGCAACAATTGGGTTTACCCGACCGGCAAGCGATGCAATACCCACAGTTGAAGTAAGGAATAAACGTAACCGCTTCACCAACCGCAAAATCGGGAGCGCCATCCGCATCGACTAAGTCCCCCGCTAGCTCATGGCCTAAGATTCTGGGATAATTAAAAAAAGGCTGTGTTCCTTCAAAAGCGTGCAAATCGGTACCGCAAATGCCAATCCGTCGGATTTTGACGAGGGCGTTTCCAGTTGATAAAGCCGGTTTCTGCGCTTCTTGGTAAGCGAACTGTCCCGGTGCGGTACACACTAAGGTATTCATGAATCGTTTATGCGGATTTATCAGCAAGTTTACTTACTATAAAGTTACCTCCCTAAATTTCTTACTTGGGAGAAATCACTTTATACACTTCGCTGGCGATTAGCGCTGCACCTTTGGCGTTTGGATGAATTCCGTCAACAAAGAGGCTGTCCTTTCCGACCAGTGGTGTATACAAATCAATCAGTTCAATGTTATTTTCTTTGGCAATGGCGTTCACCAAAGGCATTATTTCATTCCTCAATACGGTCGGATCGACATCAAAGTTGGTATTGAAAGCAGGTGGTGGCACACACATATATATCCTGGGTGAGCTGGATAACTGTTGAAACGACCGAATCAGACTTGTATAGTCGCTCGTAAACTCACTTTTATACCGCCAGTTCTGCTTCTTCGAATCGTTCGTACCAAATTCGATGATCACGATAGATGGTTTCCAATCCAGCGCGTATTGGTATTTTTGGGCACTCCAATAAGGACTATCACCTTTCTTCAGCGCGGTTGTACCGCCTACACCATAATTCAGTACTTTGTTGGTGGTTCCTTCGAGTGTTTGAAGCTGAACAGGATAGGTTTGCGCTGTCGGCAGCACATACCCGTCGGTTATACTGGTTCCAATACAGGCAATTTTTTCAGCCCTGCCCGGCGAATCGCTGTCGCTACATCCTGACAAAAAAAGGGTCAATACGCCTACTATGGTAACTAAGAAGTTATGCTTCATACCTGTCAGGCGCTTACCAGCAAAATCGCTCGCCTATTTTATTGAGAATGAGCCACGAAGATACGATGCTGTAGCGGACAGTCCCTATTCAACCCTAAAACTTGGTTGATACATGTCGATTGGCGGGAAAGCCTGTTCAAAAATCAGGGACATCGTTGCGCGGTTTGAACGTTTCTTGCTTAGCCGAACCGTTTCTTTTTTGACCGGGAGCACAAACGCGGCACAGGTACTGCACCTCCACCGACCAGCCCCGGTCCACGTTGCCAACAGAAAGGTTGATCTGCGTTCGTGGGGTAATCCAGATGGTATTTCGAACATCGCCCAACAGCGACGCTTTTCCCGGTCCGTACTTTTCTTTAAGCCGCGTTTCAAAATCGGCGGCTGCCGCCATAACGTCGTCTTTGGTGACCGACGCGGTCGTGTAATAGTAGTAGGAAGCTGACA contains the following coding sequences:
- a CDS encoding GDSL-type esterase/lipase family protein — protein: MKHNFLVTIVGVLTLFLSGCSDSDSPGRAEKIACIGTSITDGYVLPTAQTYPVQLQTLEGTTNKVLNYGVGGTTALKKGDSPYWSAQKYQYALDWKPSIVIIEFGTNDSKKQNWRYKSEFTSDYTSLIRSFQQLSSSPRIYMCVPPPAFNTNFDVDPTVLRNEIMPLVNAIAKENNIELIDLYTPLVGKDSLFVDGIHPNAKGAALIASEVYKVISPK
- a CDS encoding zinc-binding alcohol dehydrogenase family protein, with product MNTLVCTAPGQFAYQEAQKPALSTGNALVKIRRIGICGTDLHAFEGTQPFFNYPRILGHELAGDLVDADGAPDFAVGEAVTFIPYFNCGYCIACRSGKPNCCVRLQVAGVHIDGGMVEYLSVPAYSLVHGQGLSHDELALVEPLAIGAHGIRRADVQPGEFVLVVGAGPIGLGVMEFARIAGATVIALDINENRLRFCKTRLGVTHTVNAQASDVAEQLAAITNGDMPTVVIDATGSLRAINTAFSYLAHSGRYVLVGLQKGEISFSHPEFHKREATLMSSRNATRSDFEHVIASMKQGLVEPTTYITHRVAFGEVQAEFEHWLDPANGVIKAMVAVE